Proteins from a genomic interval of Lycium ferocissimum isolate CSIRO_LF1 chromosome 2, AGI_CSIRO_Lferr_CH_V1, whole genome shotgun sequence:
- the LOC132046801 gene encoding lysine-rich arabinogalactan protein 18 — protein MDRKYLCLMSILCIVVAGVTGQTPAAAPAKAPVGAKASTSPAAAPTKPKTPAPATAPASAPPTAVSVAPVTAPAAAPTTPVVKAPVSAPPAKTPTSSPPAKAPASSPPVASPVQSPPAPAPVAATPPAVASAPPAAVPVAAPVAAETVPAPAPSKSKGKKKGKKHNASSPAPSPDMMSPPAPPTEAPGPNGLGSDSPSPSLNDESGAEKLKMLGSLVAGCAVMSWLLF, from the exons ATGGATAGGAAATATTTATGTTTAATGTCAATTTTGTGCATTGTAGTGGCCGGTGTCACGGGTCAGACACCTGCAGCAGCACCAGCCAAAGCACCCGTAGGTGCTAAGGCTAGTACTTCACCAGCTGCTGCCCCCACTAAGCCCAAAACTCCTGCTCCTGCTACAGCACCAGCCTCGGCCCCACCAACAGCTGTTTCAGTTGCTCCAGTAACCGCACCAGCTGCTGCTCCCACTACACCTGTTGTTAAAGCACCAGTATCAGCACCACCAGCTAAAACACCAACAAGTTCCCCACCTGCTAAAGCACCCGCTAGTTCTCCACCAGTGGCTTCACCAGTGCAATCTCCACCAGCACCAGCTCCAGTGGCAGCAACACCACCAGCTGTTGCTTCTGCTCCACCGGCTGCAGTTCCAGTTGCAGCACCTGTTGCTGCCGAGACAGTACCAGCACCAGCTCCTAGCAAGAGCAAGGGAAAGAAGAAGGGAAAGAAACACAATGCATCTTCACCAGCACCTTCTCCTGATATGATGAGCCCACCTGCACCTCCTACTGAAGCTCCTGGACCTAATGGACTTGGCTCTGACTCTCCCAGCCCATCTCTTAACGATGAG AGTGGAGCAGAGAAATTGAAGATGCTCGGAAGTTTGGTAGCTGGATGTGCTGTGATGAGCTGGCTCTTGTTCTAG
- the LOC132046802 gene encoding metal transporter Nramp3.1: MPPHDEEQQQLLANRLLEEEETAYEYSDKVHIIGFNEPDDEDFTKTPPFSWKKLWAFTGPGFLMSIAFLDPGNLEGDLQAGAIAGYSLLWLLFWATAIGLLVQLLAARLGVATSRHLAELCRDEYPKWARLLLWIMTELALIGADIQEVIGSAIAIKILSRGFLPLWSGVVITALDCFVFLFLENYGVRKLEALFGILIAVMAVSFAWMFGETKPNGVELLVGMVVPRLSSKTIKQAVGIVGCVVMPHNVYLHSALVQSRDIDHHKTGRVREALKYYSIESTVALAVSFIINLFVTTVFAKSFYGSEIANSIGLENAGQYLQEKYGGGVFPILSIWAIGLLAAGQSSTITGTYAGQFIMGGFLHMRLKKWQRALITRSCAILPTLIVALAFDTSEKSLDVLNEWLNVLQSVQIPFALIPLLCLVSREEIMGVFKIGSTLKVTSWLVAALVMLINGYLLMDSLSSAVSGVLFTSVVFAFTGAYVAFIVYLILREITFPNCFVKNKSITSIDN; encoded by the exons ATGCCTCCACACGATGAAGAACAGCAACAATTGTTGGCTAACAGATTACTCGAGGAAGAAGAAACAGCCTATGAATATTCCGACAAAGTCCATATTATCGGATTCAACGAACCTGACGATGAAGATTTCACAAAAACACCTCCTTTTTCCTGGAAAAAACTATGGGCTTTTACTGGGCCTGGTTTCTTGATGAGTATTGCCTTTTTGGATCCAGGAAATCTTGAAGGAGATCTTCAGGCTGGTGCTATTGCTGGGTATTCACTGTTATGGTTACTATTTTGGGCTACGGCTATTGGGTTGCTTGTTCAGCTTTTGGCGGCTCGTTTGGGTGTGGCTACGTCTAGACATTTGGCTGAGCTTTGTAGAGATGAATATCCTAAATGGGCTAGGTTGCTTTTGTGGATCATGACTGAATTGGCTCTTATTGGGGCTGATATCCAAGAGGTTATTGGTAGTGCTATTGCTATCAAGATTTTGAGTCGTGGGTTCTTGCCTCTTTGGTCTGGTGTTGTCATTACTGCTCTTGATTG CTTTGTATTCTTATTTCTTGAAAACTATGGAGTGAGGAAGCTGGAAGCACTCTTTGGCATCCTTATTGCAGTTATGGCGGTCTCATTTGCGTGGATGTTTGGAGAAACGAAACCTAATGGGGTTGAACTTCTTGTTG GTATGGTGGTTCCAAGACTAAGCTCCAAGACAATAAAGCAGGCAGTTGGAATTGTAGGGTGTGTTGTCATGCCTCACAATGTGTATCTTCATTCTGCTCTAGTGCAGTCCAGAGACATTGACCACCATAAGACTGGCAGAGTTCGAGAAGCACTTAAATACTACTCCATAGAGTCGACAGTTGCCTTGGCAGTTTCATTCATTATCAATCTGTTTGTTACAACAGTGTTTGCAAAGTCATTTTATGGTAGTGAAATAGCCAATAGCATTGGCCTAGAAAATGCTGGTCAATATCTTCAGGAAAAGTATGGTGGGGGAGTGTTCCCCATCCTTTCTATCTGGGCTATTGGATTACTGGCTGCTGGACAAAGTAGCACTATAACTGGCACTTATGCTGGGCAATTTATAATGGGAGGTTTTCTGCACATGAGGTTGAAAAAATGGCAGAGAGCGTTAATAACAAGAAGTTGTGCTATCCTCCCAACTCTGATCGTTGCTCTTGCTTTTGACACCTCTGAGAAATCATTAGATGTTCTCAACGAGTGGCTTAATGTTCTTCAGTCTGTCCAAATCCCTTTTGCCCTGATCCCCCTTCTTTGTCTTGTATCCAGAGAAGAAATCATGGGTGTTTTCAAGATTGGCTCTACTCTGAAG GTGACATCATGGCTTGTGGCTGCGCTGGTTATGCTGATTAATGGCTATCTTTTAATGGACTCCTTATCTTCTGCAGTCAGTGGGGTGTTGTTTACATCTGTTGTTTTTGCATTTACGGGTGCATACGTTGCTTTTATTGTATACCTCATTTTGCGGGAAATTACCTTCCCCAATTGTTTTGTAAAAAACAAGAGTATCACGAGCATAGATAATTGA